A genomic window from Thermodesulfitimonas autotrophica includes:
- a CDS encoding DUF3794 and LysM peptidoglycan-binding domain-containing protein yields the protein MVCAGKYELLKVNQVVGEAAATFRQEEEVALRPEHPGVETLLSVKGRPRVKRVEVLPGRVLIEGGVELQLTYVACVPEKPVYAAHLEVPFSHSLNVAGALPGMNAHVTALVKANELRPKASCGREFTAVVALDLQVKVTEHKEIEVLVEAPSGVEVKETKRLRVDDVVATTSAEVLALGECVVPEEKPAVAEVLDLLTETEITRAETATDEVYLSGNLHAHVVYRAANAAGSVYHLECMVPFGQTVAVAGVKEKMTVQVEARTLVAEAAPKDAPSRALAARALISCRILVVEPRQLDVVTAVTGAAVVEKAKLRVETVVGENSATVALAEVAVVPPADPPAKRILVTEPLGVTIVAAEVIDDIVVTRGRAGIRVIYAAATPDEEVYAADAQLDFTARVSVRGAKPGYGVHILPAIDYAVARVKEGGIVVDAAVTVLAKVTETVQQGVITCIKLPEVSPAPPVTLIRHPVAPGDTFYNLAERYGTTVEAIMAANPGVDPDNLQVGQIINIPVAPGDPA from the coding sequence ATGGTGTGTGCCGGCAAATATGAGCTTCTGAAGGTAAACCAGGTGGTGGGGGAGGCTGCCGCCACCTTCAGGCAGGAGGAGGAAGTGGCGCTTCGACCGGAGCATCCCGGGGTAGAAACGCTTCTCAGCGTGAAAGGAAGACCGCGGGTAAAGCGGGTGGAAGTTCTCCCCGGCAGGGTTCTTATTGAGGGCGGGGTGGAGCTTCAACTTACATATGTCGCGTGCGTACCCGAAAAACCGGTTTACGCCGCGCATCTGGAGGTCCCCTTCTCCCACAGCCTAAATGTGGCCGGGGCGTTGCCGGGGATGAACGCTCATGTGACTGCGCTGGTAAAGGCAAACGAACTTAGACCGAAAGCGTCGTGCGGCAGGGAGTTCACTGCCGTAGTGGCGCTTGACCTCCAGGTTAAAGTAACAGAGCACAAGGAGATCGAAGTGCTTGTGGAAGCCCCTTCCGGGGTCGAAGTTAAGGAGACGAAAAGGTTGCGTGTGGATGACGTTGTGGCCACCACCAGCGCGGAAGTGCTGGCCCTGGGCGAGTGTGTGGTGCCGGAGGAGAAGCCGGCGGTGGCAGAGGTCCTGGATCTGCTTACGGAAACCGAAATTACGCGGGCGGAAACCGCGACGGATGAGGTATATCTATCTGGTAATCTGCACGCTCACGTTGTTTACCGGGCGGCAAACGCGGCCGGCTCCGTCTATCATTTAGAATGTATGGTGCCTTTCGGCCAAACGGTGGCCGTAGCAGGGGTAAAAGAGAAAATGACGGTACAGGTGGAGGCCCGAACGCTTGTGGCGGAAGCGGCGCCAAAAGATGCTCCTTCCCGCGCGCTGGCCGCCCGCGCGCTGATCTCGTGCCGGATTCTGGTCGTAGAGCCCAGGCAGCTCGACGTGGTTACCGCGGTTACGGGGGCTGCGGTGGTGGAGAAGGCGAAGCTGCGGGTGGAGACCGTTGTGGGCGAAAATAGTGCCACGGTGGCCCTCGCCGAAGTCGCGGTCGTACCGCCGGCGGACCCGCCGGCGAAGAGGATCCTGGTGACCGAGCCCCTGGGCGTCACCATTGTGGCGGCCGAAGTTATTGACGATATTGTGGTGACGCGCGGTCGGGCCGGTATCCGGGTTATCTATGCGGCGGCGACTCCGGACGAAGAGGTATATGCCGCCGATGCGCAGCTTGACTTCACCGCCAGGGTGAGTGTTCGGGGGGCAAAGCCGGGCTACGGTGTGCACATTTTGCCGGCGATCGACTACGCGGTGGCCCGGGTGAAAGAAGGCGGTATCGTCGTCGATGCGGCCGTGACGGTTCTGGCAAAGGTTACGGAAACGGTTCAGCAAGGAGTTATCACCTGCATCAAGCTGCCGGAGGTCTCTCCGGCTCCGCCCGTGACGCTGATCCGGCATCCCGTTGCTCCCGGAGACACCTTTTATAATCTGGCCGAGCGCTACGGAACTACCGTAGAGGCGATCATGGCTGCGAATCCCGGTGTTGATCCGGATAACCTTCAGGTGGGGCAGATTATCAATATCCCCGTGGCTCCGGGTGACCCGGCTTAG
- a CDS encoding YbaB/EbfC family nucleoid-associated protein: MCAGWGFGVMVGPGTPFFGAANILAYVIPWWEVREVLILFELEGLGKFLGEIGRVRDALKGLRVEVTEGPVSLTLNGLQEVVRVRIRPEAGKELARLEGWLGACFNKGVAASRQAAKEEIERLTGWTIPAIPGLT; the protein is encoded by the coding sequence GTGTGTGCAGGTTGGGGTTTTGGGGTTATGGTCGGGCCGGGGACACCATTTTTCGGGGCGGCGAATATACTGGCTTACGTGATACCGTGGTGGGAGGTTCGGGAGGTGTTGATTTTGTTCGAACTCGAGGGTCTCGGGAAGTTTCTCGGGGAGATCGGCAGGGTGAGGGATGCGCTGAAGGGGCTGCGCGTCGAGGTGACCGAGGGGCCGGTATCCCTCACACTCAACGGTCTTCAGGAGGTGGTTCGGGTCAGGATCAGGCCGGAAGCCGGGAAGGAGCTGGCCCGCCTGGAGGGTTGGCTCGGCGCCTGCTTTAACAAGGGGGTAGCGGCATCGCGTCAGGCGGCCAAGGAGGAGATCGAGCGGCTGACCGGCTGGACGATCCCTGCGATTCCGGGTCTTACCTGA